A DNA window from Theobroma cacao cultivar B97-61/B2 chromosome 5, Criollo_cocoa_genome_V2, whole genome shotgun sequence contains the following coding sequences:
- the LOC18598038 gene encoding pentatricopeptide repeat-containing protein At2g29760, chloroplastic, with product MKKLAFEISPILPLLESCKSIKQAFQVHAQIILNGYHHQFFPISRLISFFALLGSRAGIDYSQILFCQIEHPNQFMYNTMIRGFSHSEFPEKALIFYSSMLHQENRPPNNFTFPFLLNSCARLSTLKPGIQVHSHIIKFGFDLDLFVRNALMHFYSVFKHLNDAQIVFEGSLVRDLVSYNTMINGSALVGQPDPALRLVKEMQDFGIQPDEFTFVALLSAFSSLNDSRIGKQIHGFVYRNLCRIDSNVVLKTAILDMYTKCGLMDLAERVFSSMASKSTAAWSSMVSGYARCGETEAARRMFDQMDQRDLVCWTVMINGYSQSGQYSEALELFLQMEGLGIRPDEVTLAAVLSACARLGALSLGERLHHRYIEGDLCNQNIILSNALIDMYSKCGKIDSALDMFHRIPKDLRTLSNFNSMISGLAQHGLGETALAVFREMEPIGLRPDRVTFVAVFSACSHSGLLEEGKELFRLMSDLYGIKPRMEHYGCMVDLLSRDGCLEEAYDIILGMPFEANSVIWRALLGACKRHGNVKIGEVASQKLIELEPDHGARYVLLSNMLANSNQWEEAGRVRKVMEDRGIQKPPGWSYIELEGTLHHFFASDKSHLHDKEIQSMLQDMAMRLKSAGYVPDTGQVVFDVDEEEKETVVSYHSEKLALAFGLVNASPGETIRIMKNLRVCGDCHSAFKLLSEMYRREIIVRDATRFHHFKNGSCSCKDFW from the coding sequence ATGAAAAAGCTGGCCTTTGAAATCTCACCTATATTACCCTTGTTAGAATCATGTAAATCCATAAAGCAGGCTTTTCAAGTTCATGCTCAAATAATCCTCAATGGCTATCACCACCAGTTCTTCCCCATCAGCAGACTCATCTCCTTCTTTGCCTTGCTGGGCTCCAGAGCTGGTATTGATTACTCCCAAATTCTCTTCTGCCAAATTGAACATCCGAATCAGTTTATGTATAACACCATGATAAGAGGCTTTTCCCACAGTGAATTCCCTGAAAAAGCACTTATCTTTTACTCATCCATGCTCCACCAAGAAAACCGACCTCCCAATAACTTCACTTTCCCATTTTTACTCAATTCTTGTGCAAGATTATCAACCCTGAAACCAGGAATTCAAGTTCACAgtcatataattaaatttggtTTTGACTTGGATCTTTTTGTCCGGAATGCTTTGATGCATTTCTATTcagtttttaaacatttaaacgATGCCCAGATTGTATTTGAAGGAAGTCTTGTTAGAGACCTTGTTTCTTATAATACTATGATAAATGGGAGTGCTTTAGTGGGCCAACCTGACCCTGCTCTGCGTCTCGTTAAAGAAATGCAGGATTTCGGTATTCAGCCTGATGAGTTCACTTTTGTTGCTTTGTTGTCTGCTTTTTCATCACTGAATGATTCTAGGATCGGGAAACAGATTCATGGTTTTGTTTACAGGAATCTATGTCGTATTGACTCAAATGTAGTGCTTAAGACTGCTATTCTTGACATGTATACAAAATGTGGGTTGATGGATTTGGCTGAGAGGGTGTTTAGCTCAATGGCAAGCAAAAGTACTGCGGCTTGGAGTTCCATGGTATCGGGTTATGCTCGATGTGGAGAAACTGAGGCTGCTAGAAGAATGTTTGATCAGATGGACCAACGAGATCTGGTTTGTTGGACGGTTATGATAAATGGTTATTCTCAGTCAGGGCAGTACAGTGAGGCGTTGGAACTTTTTCTGCAAATGGAAGGTTTGGGAATAAGACCTGATGAAGTTACATTGGCTGCTGTTCTTTCAGCCTGTGCCAGACTTGGAGCTCTCAGTTTGGGTGAGAGACTTCACCATAGGTACATTGAGGGTGATTTATgcaatcaaaatattattctaTCAAACGCATTGATAGATATGTATTCGAAATGCGGAAAAATAGATTCTGCTCTAGATATGTTTCACAGAATTCCTAAAGATTTAAGGActctttcaaatttcaattccaTGATCTCTGGTCTAGCTCAGCATGGGCTTGGTGAGACTGCTTTAGCTGTTTTTAGGGAAATGGAACCGATAGGGCTGAGACCAGATAGAGTCACCTTTGTGGCAGTTTTTTCTGCTTGCAGCCACAGTGGGCTACTTGAAGAGGGCAAGGAGTTATTTAGATTAATGTCGGATCTCTATGGTATTAAACCACGTATGGAACATTATGGTTGCATGGTTGACCTCCTTAGCAGAGATGGTTGTTTGGAAGAAGCTTATGATATAATTCTAGGTATGCCATTTGAGGCCAACTCAGTAATATGGAGAGCATTGTTGGGTGCTTGCAAACGCCATGGAAATGTTAAGATTGGTGAAGTTGCTAGCCAAAAACTTATTGAACTGGAGCCTGATCATGGAGCTCGTTATGTTTTGTTGTCCAACATGCTTGCCAATTCAAACCAATGGGAAGAAGCTGGGAGAGTGAGGAAGGTGATGGAAGATAGAGGCATCCAGAAGCCCCCTGGGTGGAGCTACATCGAGTTGGAGGGAACTCTTCATCACTTTTTTGCTAGTGATAAGTCTCACTTGCACGACAAAGAGATTCAATCCATGCTCCAGGATATGGCAATGCGTCTTAAATCTGCCGGGTATGTCCCTGACACAGGGCAAGTAGTGTTTGATGTAGATGAAGAAGAGAAGGAAACTGTTGTCTCTTATCACAGTGAGAAATTGGCATTGGCATTTGGGTTAGTCAACGCCAGCCCTGGAGAAACTataagaataatgaagaatCTTCGAGTTTGTGGAGACTGTCACTCAGCGTTTAAGCTTTTATCTGAAATGTACAGACGAGAAATCATAGTTAGGGATGCCACCAGGTTCCACCATTTTAAGAATGGATCTTGCTCTTGTAAGGATTTTTGGTGA
- the LOC18598039 gene encoding probable xyloglucan endotransglucosylase/hydrolase protein 32: MALFLSLLLILMFPSTNADWPPSPGYWPSSKFRPMSFYNGFRNLWGPGHQSADQNALTIWLDRTSGSGFKSVRPFRSGYFGASIKVQPGYTAGVITAFYLSNNEAHPGFHDEVDIEFLGTTFGKPYTLQTNVYIRGSGDGKIIGREMKFHLWFDPTQDFHHYAIFWSPKEIIFLVDDVPIRRYPKKSAATFPLRPMWVYGSIWDASSWATEDGKYKADYRYQPFVAKYTNFKANGCSAYAPAWCRPVSASPFRSGGLTRQQYRAMRWVQRNHMVYDYCKDPKRNHALTPECWS; encoded by the exons ATGgctctctttctctcacttCTCCTCATTCTAATGTTTCCCTCAACCAATGCTGACTGGCCACCTTCTCCTGGCTACTGGCCAAGCTCTAAATTTAGGCCTATGAGCTTTTATAACGGGTTTAGAAATCTTTGGGGTCCTGGCCATCAAAGTGCAGACCAAAATGCATTAACAATCTGGCTTGACAGAACTTCAG GGAGTGGATTCAAGTCAGTTCGCCCTTTTCGTTCTGGCTACTTTGGAGCTTCTATTAAGGTCCAGCCTGGCTACACTGCAGGGGTCATAACAGCTTTCTAT CTATCAAACAATGAAGCTCATCCAGGATTCCATGATGAAGTGGACATAGAGTTCCTTGGAACTACATTTGGGAAGCCTTATACTTTACAGACCAATGTGTATATTAGAGGGAGTGGAGATGGAAAAATCATTGGAAGGGAGATGAAGTTCCATCTGTGGTTTGATCCAACCCAAGATTTTCATCACTATGCCATTTTTTGGAGTCCTAAAGAGATCAT ATTCCTAGTGGATGATGTGCCCATAAGAAGGTATCCAAAGAAGAGTGCTGCAACATTTCCTCTAAGGCCAATGTGGGTGTATGGTTCAATATGGGATGCCTCATCATGGGCAACTGAAGATGGAAAATACAAAGCTGATTACAGATACCAACCATTTGTTGCAAAGTACACCAATTTCAAAGCCAACGGCTGCTCTGCCTATGCACCGGCATGGTGTCGCCCAGTCTCCGCCTCGCCTTTCCGGTCCGGCGGGCTAACCAGGCAACAATATAGAGCAATGAGATGGGTTCAAAGAAACCATATGGTCTATGACTATTGCAAGGACCCCAAAAGAAACCATGCCTTAACCCCGGAGTGTTGGAGCTAG
- the LOC18598040 gene encoding E3 ubiquitin-protein ligase RFWD3, giving the protein MYCRLFSLSFLFLPSNSLLNGLIHNPKMSNPYSNVDIVGDQESEDGTEPEAEEDEEDSEEEGGGGEEFIPVTEWPRFLSSKEGKKGGEGRVCLSAGEYGENSQGNEWNRGDIEGLFCSICMEAWTTTGDHHVCCLPCGHIYGFSCIHKWLQQRGTSRKCPQCNRKCTLKDVRKLFASRVVAIDGESQKRIRSLEANSISLEKTSAVLSKKETEWQKREAEWQKSEAEWQKREAALQQEVHQLKEKTKYLEHLIDVQSRTFGCAPSIRGLQVPLGHNLGSEFNEQGPFIFQKELRVDGARLFDVDASSKNLLIARRLQGLGGTHFLTKMSLVAPYEREDISLPFGTKAVRDLHICPSDGSLALLASLGKKLSVLSTESNNVILAYDLPAAAWSCSWDLNSSHQIYAGLQNGSVLVFDMRQTARHMDSMNGLTSNPVHTVHSLHNSTIPSGITAILSASSVGICQWSFGGSEERPFLVSETGNQGVCISLAYCPNSDDIIASYRPRIDFSNEMASSQPLLTPVTGQGVQGSHVHLKRAGSNSYQKLGVTCANVNDVRLPRFTIMNIENHVCLFASGDELTGELVLQKLPSFTVVQRVTLPKHPIHDVKYSHAFDGGLLGCLSEDILQLFSNHALK; this is encoded by the exons ATGTATTGCCGTTTGTTTTCCCTAtcgtttctttttcttccttccaaTTCCCTCCTTAATGGTTTAATCCACAATCCCAAAATGTCAAACCCTTATTCTAACGTCGACATTGTAGGCGATCAAGAATCGGAAGATGGAACCGAACCAGAAGCAGAAGAAGACGAAGAAGATTCCGAAGAAGAAGGAGGAGGGGGAGAAGAGTTCATTCCGGTGACGGAGTGGCCTAGGTTTTTATCCAGcaaagagggaaagaaaggaggaGAAGGGAGGGTTTGTTTGAGTGCGGGAGAGTATGGAGAAAATTCTCAAGGTAACGAATGGAATCGCGGGGACATCGAGGGCTTGTTTTGTTCTATCTGTATGGAAGCTTGGACTACAACCGGTGACCATCATGTTTG TTGTCTTCCTTGTGGGCACATATATGGTTTTTCGTGCATCCATAAATGGTTACAGCAACGTGGAACTTCAAGAAAG tGTCCTCAATGCAACAGGAAATGCACGTTAAAGGATGTAAGGAAATTGTTTGCATCACGGGTTGTTGCAATTGATGGAGAATCACAAAAG AGAATTCGATCTCTTGAAGCTAATagcatttctcttgaaaagaCG AGTGCTGTTTTGAGTAAGAAAGAAACTGAATGGCAAAAGAGAGAAGCTGAATGGCAAAAGAGTGAAGCTGAATGGCAAAAGAGAGAAGCTGCATTACAACAGGAAGTTCACCAGCTTAAAGAG AAAACAAAGTATTTGGAGCACTTAATAGATGTGCAGAGTAGGACATTTGGATGTGCACCTTCAATCAGAGGCCTTCAAGTACCTCTAG GGCACAACCTAGGCTCAGAGTTCAATGAGCAAGGACCTTTCATATTTCAG AAAGAACTGAGGGTGGATGGTGCACGGCTATTTGATGTAGACGCTTCCagcaaaaatttattaatagcACGAAGATTGCAAGGGTTGGGTGGAACACATTTTCTTACTAAA ATGAGCTTAGTAGCTCCATATGAGAGAGAAGACATTTCATTGCCTTTTGGTACAAAAGCAGTAAGGGATTTGCACATTTGCCCATCAGATGGTAGCTTGGCGCTTTTAGCTTCCTTAGGAAAGAAATTATCAGTTCTCAG CACAGAAAGCAACAATGTTATTCTTGCCTATGATCTACCG GCTGCTGCTTGGTCATGTTCATGGGATCTCAACAGTTCACATCAAATATATGCTGGACTACAG AATGGCTCAGTATTGGTGTTTGATATGCGCCAAACTGCAAGGCATATGGATTCTATGAATGGGCTGACAAGCAACCCAGTTCATACCGTACACTCTTTACATAATTCAACCATCCCTTCAGGTATTACAGCCATTTTATCAGCATCTTCAGTTGGCATATGTCAGTGGAGCTTTGGTGGTTCTGAGGAAAG gcCATTTTTGGTTTCAGAGACTGGCAATCAAGGAGTGTGTATTTCTCTTGCTTATTGTCCTAACAGTGATGACATTATTGCTTCATATCGACCACGAATTGACTTTTCAAATGAGATGGCATCTTCTCAACCTCTACTGACTCCTGTTACTGGGCAAGGGGTACAGGGTTCCCATGTTCATTTGAAGAGAGCTGGAAGCAACTCTTATCAGAAGTTGGGGGTTACATGTGCCAATGTTAATGATGTTCGGTTGCCAAGATTTACAATCATGAACATAGAGAACCATGTGTGCTTATTTGCATCAGGGGATGAACTTACAGGTGAATTGGTCTTGCAAAAGTTGCCATCCTTTACTGTTGTCCAGCGTGTTACATTGCCAAAGCATCCTATTCATGATGTGAAGTATTCACATGCTTTTGACGGAGGTTTACTCGGTTGTTTAAGTGAGGATATATTGCAACTTTTCAGCAATCATGCTCTAAAATAG